In one window of Spodoptera frugiperda isolate SF20-4 chromosome 11, AGI-APGP_CSIRO_Sfru_2.0, whole genome shotgun sequence DNA:
- the LOC118275221 gene encoding coronin-1C-A isoform X2 has protein sequence MEVEAEDRENVKRHNSFTSPNIKRAPIAKRVGRERCHSYHAQTPKASKSTDKSRIEVPKMSFRVVRSSKFRHVYGQALKREQCYDNIRVSKSSWDSTFCAVNPKFLAIIVESAGGGAFIVLPHNKVGRIPADHPLVGGHKGPVLDIAWCPHNDNVIASGSEDCVVKVWQIPDGGLSRTLTEPVVDLVFHQRRVGLVLWHPTAQNVLLTAGSDNQIAIWNVGTGEVLLTLDCHPDLIYSACWNWTGSKLLTTCRDKKIRIIDPRKGEVESEAIAHEGSKASRAIFLKHGLVFTTGFSRMSERQYSLRTPDALNEPIVTVEIDTSNGVMFPLYDPDTNLIYLCGKGDSVIRYFEVTPEPPFVHYINTFQTPDPQRGIGMMPKRGCDVATCEIAKFYRLNNSGLCQVVSMTVPRKSELFQEDLYPDTLSDEASLTADEWLAGEDAEPCTMSLKGGYVAGRSAPQLTVTKKANALAGAKERDKDKDRSPTPATKRDDSHAGTPASATPPPAINAAVEKQLSDLVDEIRKLKSVIVKQENRIRALEATVKAAPPPPAAPSPQPPAAATETHNHEDDAMAPDEV, from the exons ATGGAAGTAGAAGCAGAGGACAGG GAAAATGTTAAAAGACACAACAGTTTTACAAGTCCGAATATTAAACGAGCACCCATAGCTAAACGAGTTGGAAGAGAACGCTGTCACAGTTACCATGCTCAAACACCAAAAGCATCCAAGAGCACGGATAAATCTCGCATCGAAGTACCCAAA ATGTCGTTTAGGGTGGTGCGCAGTTCTAAATTCCGCCACGTTTACGGGCAGGCCCTGAAACGTGAGCAATGTTATGATAATATAAGAGTGTCAAAAAGTTCTTGGGACTCTACTTTCTGTGCGGTGAATCCTAAGTTTCTGGCTATAATCGTCGAGTCCGCCGGCGGAGGCGCCTTCATAGTACTGCCACACAATAAG GTCGGGCGTATACCGGCGGACCACCCCCTAGTGGGCGGGCACAAGGGCCCCGTGCTCGACATCGCGTGGTGCCCGCACAACGACAATGTCATCGCCAGCGGCTCTGAAGACTGCGTTGTTAAG GTGTGGCAGATCCCCGACGGGGGCCTGTCCCGCACGCTGACGGAGCCGGTGGTGGACCTGGTGTTCCACCAGCGCCGCGTGGGGCTCGTGCTGTGGCACCCCACCGCGCAGAACGTACTCCTCACTGCGGGCTCCGATAACCAG ATAGCAATATGGAACGTGGGCACGGGCGAGGTACTGCTGACGCTGGACTGCCACCCGGACCTCATCTACTCGGCCTGCTGGAACTGGACCGGCTCCAAACTGCTCACCACCTGCCGAGACAAGAAGATCAG GATAATCGACCCCCGTAAAGGCGAGGTGGAGTCGGAGGCCATCGCCCACGAGGGCAGCAAGGCCTCGCGCGCCATCTTCCTCAAACATGGACTCGTCTTCACTACTGG CTTCAGCCGAATGTCGGAGCGTCAGTACTCGCTGCGCACGCCGGACGCGCTGAACGAGCCCATCGTGACGGTGGAGATCGACACGTCCAACGGGGTCATGTTCCCGCTCTACGACCCCGACACCAACCTCATCTACCTCTGCGGGAAGGGGGACTCCGTTATACGGTACTTTGAG GTGACGCCTGAACCGCCATTCGTTCATTACATCAACACTTTCCAGACCCCAGACCCACAGAGAG GTATCGGCATGATGCCGAAGCGAGGTTGCGACGTGGCGACGTGCGAGATCGCCAAGTTCTACAGATTGAACAACTCGGGACTCTGCCAG GTGGTATCGATGACGGTGCCCCGCAAGTCGGAGCTGTTCCAAGAGGACCTGTACCCCGACACGCTGAGCGACGAGGCCAGCCTCACGGCCGACGAGTGGCTCGCCGGCGAGGACGCCGAGCCCTGCACCATGTCGCTCAAG GGAGGCTACGTGGCCGGGCGCTCCGCCCCCCAGCTCACCGTGACCAAGAAGGCCAACGCCCTCGCCGGCGCCAAGGAGCGGGACAAGGACAAGGACCGCTCCCCCACCCCCGCTACCAAGAGGGACGACTCTCACGCCGGCACCCCCGCCTCCGCCACTCCGCCGCCTGCTATTAATGCTGCTgtg GAGAAACAACTATCAGATCTCGTGGACGAGATTCGCAAACTGAAATCGGTGATTGTGAAACAAGAGAACAGGATCCGAGCCCTAGAGGCCACGGTGAAGGCGGCGCCGcccccgcccgccgcgccgtCGCCGCAGCCCCCGGCCGCCGCCACCGAGACACACAACCACGAGGACGACGCCATGGCACCTGACGAGGTCTGA
- the LOC118275221 gene encoding coronin-1C-A isoform X1 — protein MEVEAEDRENVKRHNSFTSPNIKRAPIAKRVGRERCHSYHAQTPKASKSTDKSRIEVPKMSFRVVRSSKFRHVYGQALKREQCYDNIRVSKSSWDSTFCAVNPKFLAIIVESAGGGAFIVLPHNKVGRIPADHPLVGGHKGPVLDIAWCPHNDNVIASGSEDCVVKVWQIPDGGLSRTLTEPVVDLVFHQRRVGLVLWHPTAQNVLLTAGSDNQIAIWNVGTGEVLLTLDCHPDLIYSACWNWTGSKLLTTCRDKKIRIIDPRKGEVESEAIAHEGSKASRAIFLKHGLVFTTGFSRMSERQYSLRTPDALNEPIVTVEIDTSNGVMFPLYDPDTNLIYLCGKGDSVIRYFEVTPEPPFVHYINTFQTPDPQRGIGMMPKRGCDVATCEIAKFYRLNNSGLCQVVSMTVPRKSELFQEDLYPDTLSDEASLTADEWLAGEDAEPCTMSLKERALVVQGGYVAGRSAPQLTVTKKANALAGAKERDKDKDRSPTPATKRDDSHAGTPASATPPPAINAAVEKQLSDLVDEIRKLKSVIVKQENRIRALEATVKAAPPPPAAPSPQPPAAATETHNHEDDAMAPDEV, from the exons ATGGAAGTAGAAGCAGAGGACAGG GAAAATGTTAAAAGACACAACAGTTTTACAAGTCCGAATATTAAACGAGCACCCATAGCTAAACGAGTTGGAAGAGAACGCTGTCACAGTTACCATGCTCAAACACCAAAAGCATCCAAGAGCACGGATAAATCTCGCATCGAAGTACCCAAA ATGTCGTTTAGGGTGGTGCGCAGTTCTAAATTCCGCCACGTTTACGGGCAGGCCCTGAAACGTGAGCAATGTTATGATAATATAAGAGTGTCAAAAAGTTCTTGGGACTCTACTTTCTGTGCGGTGAATCCTAAGTTTCTGGCTATAATCGTCGAGTCCGCCGGCGGAGGCGCCTTCATAGTACTGCCACACAATAAG GTCGGGCGTATACCGGCGGACCACCCCCTAGTGGGCGGGCACAAGGGCCCCGTGCTCGACATCGCGTGGTGCCCGCACAACGACAATGTCATCGCCAGCGGCTCTGAAGACTGCGTTGTTAAG GTGTGGCAGATCCCCGACGGGGGCCTGTCCCGCACGCTGACGGAGCCGGTGGTGGACCTGGTGTTCCACCAGCGCCGCGTGGGGCTCGTGCTGTGGCACCCCACCGCGCAGAACGTACTCCTCACTGCGGGCTCCGATAACCAG ATAGCAATATGGAACGTGGGCACGGGCGAGGTACTGCTGACGCTGGACTGCCACCCGGACCTCATCTACTCGGCCTGCTGGAACTGGACCGGCTCCAAACTGCTCACCACCTGCCGAGACAAGAAGATCAG GATAATCGACCCCCGTAAAGGCGAGGTGGAGTCGGAGGCCATCGCCCACGAGGGCAGCAAGGCCTCGCGCGCCATCTTCCTCAAACATGGACTCGTCTTCACTACTGG CTTCAGCCGAATGTCGGAGCGTCAGTACTCGCTGCGCACGCCGGACGCGCTGAACGAGCCCATCGTGACGGTGGAGATCGACACGTCCAACGGGGTCATGTTCCCGCTCTACGACCCCGACACCAACCTCATCTACCTCTGCGGGAAGGGGGACTCCGTTATACGGTACTTTGAG GTGACGCCTGAACCGCCATTCGTTCATTACATCAACACTTTCCAGACCCCAGACCCACAGAGAG GTATCGGCATGATGCCGAAGCGAGGTTGCGACGTGGCGACGTGCGAGATCGCCAAGTTCTACAGATTGAACAACTCGGGACTCTGCCAG GTGGTATCGATGACGGTGCCCCGCAAGTCGGAGCTGTTCCAAGAGGACCTGTACCCCGACACGCTGAGCGACGAGGCCAGCCTCACGGCCGACGAGTGGCTCGCCGGCGAGGACGCCGAGCCCTGCACCATGTCGCTCAAG GAGCGTGCGTTGGTTGTGCAGGGAGGCTACGTGGCCGGGCGCTCCGCCCCCCAGCTCACCGTGACCAAGAAGGCCAACGCCCTCGCCGGCGCCAAGGAGCGGGACAAGGACAAGGACCGCTCCCCCACCCCCGCTACCAAGAGGGACGACTCTCACGCCGGCACCCCCGCCTCCGCCACTCCGCCGCCTGCTATTAATGCTGCTgtg GAGAAACAACTATCAGATCTCGTGGACGAGATTCGCAAACTGAAATCGGTGATTGTGAAACAAGAGAACAGGATCCGAGCCCTAGAGGCCACGGTGAAGGCGGCGCCGcccccgcccgccgcgccgtCGCCGCAGCCCCCGGCCGCCGCCACCGAGACACACAACCACGAGGACGACGCCATGGCACCTGACGAGGTCTGA
- the LOC118275221 gene encoding coronin-1C-A isoform X4: MSFRVVRSSKFRHVYGQALKREQCYDNIRVSKSSWDSTFCAVNPKFLAIIVESAGGGAFIVLPHNKVGRIPADHPLVGGHKGPVLDIAWCPHNDNVIASGSEDCVVKVWQIPDGGLSRTLTEPVVDLVFHQRRVGLVLWHPTAQNVLLTAGSDNQIAIWNVGTGEVLLTLDCHPDLIYSACWNWTGSKLLTTCRDKKIRIIDPRKGEVESEAIAHEGSKASRAIFLKHGLVFTTGFSRMSERQYSLRTPDALNEPIVTVEIDTSNGVMFPLYDPDTNLIYLCGKGDSVIRYFEVTPEPPFVHYINTFQTPDPQRGIGMMPKRGCDVATCEIAKFYRLNNSGLCQVVSMTVPRKSELFQEDLYPDTLSDEASLTADEWLAGEDAEPCTMSLKGGYVAGRSAPQLTVTKKANALAGAKERDKDKDRSPTPATKRDDSHAGTPASATPPPAINAAVEKQLSDLVDEIRKLKSVIVKQENRIRALEATVKAAPPPPAAPSPQPPAAATETHNHEDDAMAPDEV; the protein is encoded by the exons ATGTCGTTTAGGGTGGTGCGCAGTTCTAAATTCCGCCACGTTTACGGGCAGGCCCTGAAACGTGAGCAATGTTATGATAATATAAGAGTGTCAAAAAGTTCTTGGGACTCTACTTTCTGTGCGGTGAATCCTAAGTTTCTGGCTATAATCGTCGAGTCCGCCGGCGGAGGCGCCTTCATAGTACTGCCACACAATAAG GTCGGGCGTATACCGGCGGACCACCCCCTAGTGGGCGGGCACAAGGGCCCCGTGCTCGACATCGCGTGGTGCCCGCACAACGACAATGTCATCGCCAGCGGCTCTGAAGACTGCGTTGTTAAG GTGTGGCAGATCCCCGACGGGGGCCTGTCCCGCACGCTGACGGAGCCGGTGGTGGACCTGGTGTTCCACCAGCGCCGCGTGGGGCTCGTGCTGTGGCACCCCACCGCGCAGAACGTACTCCTCACTGCGGGCTCCGATAACCAG ATAGCAATATGGAACGTGGGCACGGGCGAGGTACTGCTGACGCTGGACTGCCACCCGGACCTCATCTACTCGGCCTGCTGGAACTGGACCGGCTCCAAACTGCTCACCACCTGCCGAGACAAGAAGATCAG GATAATCGACCCCCGTAAAGGCGAGGTGGAGTCGGAGGCCATCGCCCACGAGGGCAGCAAGGCCTCGCGCGCCATCTTCCTCAAACATGGACTCGTCTTCACTACTGG CTTCAGCCGAATGTCGGAGCGTCAGTACTCGCTGCGCACGCCGGACGCGCTGAACGAGCCCATCGTGACGGTGGAGATCGACACGTCCAACGGGGTCATGTTCCCGCTCTACGACCCCGACACCAACCTCATCTACCTCTGCGGGAAGGGGGACTCCGTTATACGGTACTTTGAG GTGACGCCTGAACCGCCATTCGTTCATTACATCAACACTTTCCAGACCCCAGACCCACAGAGAG GTATCGGCATGATGCCGAAGCGAGGTTGCGACGTGGCGACGTGCGAGATCGCCAAGTTCTACAGATTGAACAACTCGGGACTCTGCCAG GTGGTATCGATGACGGTGCCCCGCAAGTCGGAGCTGTTCCAAGAGGACCTGTACCCCGACACGCTGAGCGACGAGGCCAGCCTCACGGCCGACGAGTGGCTCGCCGGCGAGGACGCCGAGCCCTGCACCATGTCGCTCAAG GGAGGCTACGTGGCCGGGCGCTCCGCCCCCCAGCTCACCGTGACCAAGAAGGCCAACGCCCTCGCCGGCGCCAAGGAGCGGGACAAGGACAAGGACCGCTCCCCCACCCCCGCTACCAAGAGGGACGACTCTCACGCCGGCACCCCCGCCTCCGCCACTCCGCCGCCTGCTATTAATGCTGCTgtg GAGAAACAACTATCAGATCTCGTGGACGAGATTCGCAAACTGAAATCGGTGATTGTGAAACAAGAGAACAGGATCCGAGCCCTAGAGGCCACGGTGAAGGCGGCGCCGcccccgcccgccgcgccgtCGCCGCAGCCCCCGGCCGCCGCCACCGAGACACACAACCACGAGGACGACGCCATGGCACCTGACGAGGTCTGA
- the LOC118275221 gene encoding coronin-1C-A isoform X3 — protein MSFRVVRSSKFRHVYGQALKREQCYDNIRVSKSSWDSTFCAVNPKFLAIIVESAGGGAFIVLPHNKVGRIPADHPLVGGHKGPVLDIAWCPHNDNVIASGSEDCVVKVWQIPDGGLSRTLTEPVVDLVFHQRRVGLVLWHPTAQNVLLTAGSDNQIAIWNVGTGEVLLTLDCHPDLIYSACWNWTGSKLLTTCRDKKIRIIDPRKGEVESEAIAHEGSKASRAIFLKHGLVFTTGFSRMSERQYSLRTPDALNEPIVTVEIDTSNGVMFPLYDPDTNLIYLCGKGDSVIRYFEVTPEPPFVHYINTFQTPDPQRGIGMMPKRGCDVATCEIAKFYRLNNSGLCQVVSMTVPRKSELFQEDLYPDTLSDEASLTADEWLAGEDAEPCTMSLKERALVVQGGYVAGRSAPQLTVTKKANALAGAKERDKDKDRSPTPATKRDDSHAGTPASATPPPAINAAVEKQLSDLVDEIRKLKSVIVKQENRIRALEATVKAAPPPPAAPSPQPPAAATETHNHEDDAMAPDEV, from the exons ATGTCGTTTAGGGTGGTGCGCAGTTCTAAATTCCGCCACGTTTACGGGCAGGCCCTGAAACGTGAGCAATGTTATGATAATATAAGAGTGTCAAAAAGTTCTTGGGACTCTACTTTCTGTGCGGTGAATCCTAAGTTTCTGGCTATAATCGTCGAGTCCGCCGGCGGAGGCGCCTTCATAGTACTGCCACACAATAAG GTCGGGCGTATACCGGCGGACCACCCCCTAGTGGGCGGGCACAAGGGCCCCGTGCTCGACATCGCGTGGTGCCCGCACAACGACAATGTCATCGCCAGCGGCTCTGAAGACTGCGTTGTTAAG GTGTGGCAGATCCCCGACGGGGGCCTGTCCCGCACGCTGACGGAGCCGGTGGTGGACCTGGTGTTCCACCAGCGCCGCGTGGGGCTCGTGCTGTGGCACCCCACCGCGCAGAACGTACTCCTCACTGCGGGCTCCGATAACCAG ATAGCAATATGGAACGTGGGCACGGGCGAGGTACTGCTGACGCTGGACTGCCACCCGGACCTCATCTACTCGGCCTGCTGGAACTGGACCGGCTCCAAACTGCTCACCACCTGCCGAGACAAGAAGATCAG GATAATCGACCCCCGTAAAGGCGAGGTGGAGTCGGAGGCCATCGCCCACGAGGGCAGCAAGGCCTCGCGCGCCATCTTCCTCAAACATGGACTCGTCTTCACTACTGG CTTCAGCCGAATGTCGGAGCGTCAGTACTCGCTGCGCACGCCGGACGCGCTGAACGAGCCCATCGTGACGGTGGAGATCGACACGTCCAACGGGGTCATGTTCCCGCTCTACGACCCCGACACCAACCTCATCTACCTCTGCGGGAAGGGGGACTCCGTTATACGGTACTTTGAG GTGACGCCTGAACCGCCATTCGTTCATTACATCAACACTTTCCAGACCCCAGACCCACAGAGAG GTATCGGCATGATGCCGAAGCGAGGTTGCGACGTGGCGACGTGCGAGATCGCCAAGTTCTACAGATTGAACAACTCGGGACTCTGCCAG GTGGTATCGATGACGGTGCCCCGCAAGTCGGAGCTGTTCCAAGAGGACCTGTACCCCGACACGCTGAGCGACGAGGCCAGCCTCACGGCCGACGAGTGGCTCGCCGGCGAGGACGCCGAGCCCTGCACCATGTCGCTCAAG GAGCGTGCGTTGGTTGTGCAGGGAGGCTACGTGGCCGGGCGCTCCGCCCCCCAGCTCACCGTGACCAAGAAGGCCAACGCCCTCGCCGGCGCCAAGGAGCGGGACAAGGACAAGGACCGCTCCCCCACCCCCGCTACCAAGAGGGACGACTCTCACGCCGGCACCCCCGCCTCCGCCACTCCGCCGCCTGCTATTAATGCTGCTgtg GAGAAACAACTATCAGATCTCGTGGACGAGATTCGCAAACTGAAATCGGTGATTGTGAAACAAGAGAACAGGATCCGAGCCCTAGAGGCCACGGTGAAGGCGGCGCCGcccccgcccgccgcgccgtCGCCGCAGCCCCCGGCCGCCGCCACCGAGACACACAACCACGAGGACGACGCCATGGCACCTGACGAGGTCTGA